Proteins encoded in a region of the Phaenicophaeus curvirostris isolate KB17595 chromosome 1, BPBGC_Pcur_1.0, whole genome shotgun sequence genome:
- the CASP2 gene encoding caspase-2 isoform X3: MLVACGMQRCHQEALKKNRVMLAKQLVLKELVEHLVEKDIITAEMVETIQAKSGSFSQNVEFLNLLPKRGPNAFSAFCEALRETKQQHLEAMILKTTSNLSHGIARLEHCSGSNFPFPANESCNSKRPRWIEPMEHSLDNGDGPSIPLVKYCTPEFYHDHQHLAYKLISEPRGLALILSNTHFSSEKDLEYRAGGDVDCTSLEMLFKHLGYQVTVFHDQTAQEMQNALERFSKLPDHRDVDSCIVALLSHGVEGGVYGSDGKLLQLQEAFRLFDNANCPDLQNKPKMFFIQACRGGVSGIHIHLPLPCCCHCICCSMRQTGEWIKEMGKNGQIHQAVRKVMQTRKKISSCACLHALI; the protein is encoded by the exons ATGTTGGTTGCTTGCGGCATGCAGCGATGTCACCAGGAAGCGCTTAAGAAGAACCGGGTGATGCTGGCGAAGCAGCTGGttttgaaggagctggtggagcacCTGGTAGAGAAGGACATAATCACCGCCGAGATGGTGGAGACGATCCAG GCGAAGTCTGGGAGCTTCAGCCAAAATGTGGAATTCCTCAATTTGCTGCCCAAGAGGGGCCCTAATGCCTTCTCAGCTTTCTGTGAAGCTCTACGAGAAACCAAACAGCAACATCTGGAGGCAATGATCTTGAAGACAACATCCAACCTGAGCCATGGAATTGCAAGG CTTGAACACTGTTCTGGATCAAATTTTCCATTCCCTGCCAATGAATCATGTAATTCAAAGAGACCACGCTGGATTG AACCAATGGAGCATTCGTTGGATAATGGAGATGGTCCCTCAATTCCTCTAGTGAAGTACTGCACACCTGAATTTTATCATGATCATCAGCACTTG GCATATAAACTGATATCAGAGCCCCGAGGCTTAGCACTTATTCTCAGCAATACCCATTTCAGCagtgagaaggacttggagtaTCGTGCAGGGGGAGATGTGGACTGTacttccctggagatgctttTCAAGCATCTTGGATATCAAGTGACTGTCTTTCATGACCAAACTGCACAG gAGATGCAGAATGCATTGGAGAGATTCTCTAAGCTGCCAGATCATCGGGATGTAGATTCCTGTATTGTAGCTTTACTTTCTCATGGTGTGGAGGGCGGGGTTTATGGCAGTGATGGTAAACTGCTACAG tTGCAGGAGGCTTTCCGGCTCTTTGATAATGCAAACTGTCCAGATCTCCAGAATAAGcccaaaatgttttttattcaaGCCTGCCGGGGAG GTGTAAGTGGGATCCATATTCACctccctctgccctgctgctgccactgcatCTGTTGCTCT ATGAGACAGACCGGGGAGTGGATCAAAGAGATGGGAAAGAACGGTCAGATTCACCAGGCTGTGAGGAAAGTGATgcaaacaaggaagaaaatctcAAGCTGCGCCTGCCTACATGCTCTGATATGA
- the CASP2 gene encoding caspase-2 isoform X2, which yields MLVACGMQRCHQEALKKNRVMLAKQLVLKELVEHLVEKDIITAEMVETIQLEHCSGSNFPFPANESCNSKRPRWIEPMEHSLDNGDGPSIPLVKYCTPEFYHDHQHLAYKLISEPRGLALILSNTHFSSEKDLEYRAGGDVDCTSLEMLFKHLGYQVTVFHDQTAQEMQNALERFSKLPDHRDVDSCIVALLSHGVEGGVYGSDGKLLQLQEAFRLFDNANCPDLQNKPKMFFIQACRGDETDRGVDQRDGKERSDSPGCEESDANKEENLKLRLPTCSDMICGYACLKGTAAMRNTKRGSWYIEALTTVFAEDSRDTHVADMLVKVNRQIKQREGYAPGTEFHRCKEMSEYCSTLCRDLYLFPGYLPGK from the exons ATGTTGGTTGCTTGCGGCATGCAGCGATGTCACCAGGAAGCGCTTAAGAAGAACCGGGTGATGCTGGCGAAGCAGCTGGttttgaaggagctggtggagcacCTGGTAGAGAAGGACATAATCACCGCCGAGATGGTGGAGACGATCCAG CTTGAACACTGTTCTGGATCAAATTTTCCATTCCCTGCCAATGAATCATGTAATTCAAAGAGACCACGCTGGATTG AACCAATGGAGCATTCGTTGGATAATGGAGATGGTCCCTCAATTCCTCTAGTGAAGTACTGCACACCTGAATTTTATCATGATCATCAGCACTTG GCATATAAACTGATATCAGAGCCCCGAGGCTTAGCACTTATTCTCAGCAATACCCATTTCAGCagtgagaaggacttggagtaTCGTGCAGGGGGAGATGTGGACTGTacttccctggagatgctttTCAAGCATCTTGGATATCAAGTGACTGTCTTTCATGACCAAACTGCACAG gAGATGCAGAATGCATTGGAGAGATTCTCTAAGCTGCCAGATCATCGGGATGTAGATTCCTGTATTGTAGCTTTACTTTCTCATGGTGTGGAGGGCGGGGTTTATGGCAGTGATGGTAAACTGCTACAG tTGCAGGAGGCTTTCCGGCTCTTTGATAATGCAAACTGTCCAGATCTCCAGAATAAGcccaaaatgttttttattcaaGCCTGCCGGGGAG ATGAGACAGACCGGGGAGTGGATCAAAGAGATGGGAAAGAACGGTCAGATTCACCAGGCTGTGAGGAAAGTGATgcaaacaaggaagaaaatctcAAGCTGCGCCTGCCTACATGCTCTGATATGATCTGTGGATATGCTTGTCTGAAAG GCACTGCAGCCATGCGAAACACCAAGCGTGGATCCTGGTATATCGAGGCTCTCACCACTGTGTTTGCAGAGGATTCCCGAGACACTCATGTGGCTGACATGTTGGTGAAG GTAAATAGGCAAATCAAGCAACGAGAAGGTTATGCCCCAGGGACAGAATTTCATCGCTGCAAGGAAATGTCAGAATATTGTAGCACACTCTGTCGGGACCTTTACCTGTTCCCTGGCTACCTGCCAGGAAAATAA
- the CASP2 gene encoding caspase-2 isoform X1, whose translation MLVACGMQRCHQEALKKNRVMLAKQLVLKELVEHLVEKDIITAEMVETIQAKSGSFSQNVEFLNLLPKRGPNAFSAFCEALRETKQQHLEAMILKTTSNLSHGIARLEHCSGSNFPFPANESCNSKRPRWIEPMEHSLDNGDGPSIPLVKYCTPEFYHDHQHLAYKLISEPRGLALILSNTHFSSEKDLEYRAGGDVDCTSLEMLFKHLGYQVTVFHDQTAQEMQNALERFSKLPDHRDVDSCIVALLSHGVEGGVYGSDGKLLQLQEAFRLFDNANCPDLQNKPKMFFIQACRGDETDRGVDQRDGKERSDSPGCEESDANKEENLKLRLPTCSDMICGYACLKGTAAMRNTKRGSWYIEALTTVFAEDSRDTHVADMLVKVNRQIKQREGYAPGTEFHRCKEMSEYCSTLCRDLYLFPGYLPGK comes from the exons ATGTTGGTTGCTTGCGGCATGCAGCGATGTCACCAGGAAGCGCTTAAGAAGAACCGGGTGATGCTGGCGAAGCAGCTGGttttgaaggagctggtggagcacCTGGTAGAGAAGGACATAATCACCGCCGAGATGGTGGAGACGATCCAG GCGAAGTCTGGGAGCTTCAGCCAAAATGTGGAATTCCTCAATTTGCTGCCCAAGAGGGGCCCTAATGCCTTCTCAGCTTTCTGTGAAGCTCTACGAGAAACCAAACAGCAACATCTGGAGGCAATGATCTTGAAGACAACATCCAACCTGAGCCATGGAATTGCAAGG CTTGAACACTGTTCTGGATCAAATTTTCCATTCCCTGCCAATGAATCATGTAATTCAAAGAGACCACGCTGGATTG AACCAATGGAGCATTCGTTGGATAATGGAGATGGTCCCTCAATTCCTCTAGTGAAGTACTGCACACCTGAATTTTATCATGATCATCAGCACTTG GCATATAAACTGATATCAGAGCCCCGAGGCTTAGCACTTATTCTCAGCAATACCCATTTCAGCagtgagaaggacttggagtaTCGTGCAGGGGGAGATGTGGACTGTacttccctggagatgctttTCAAGCATCTTGGATATCAAGTGACTGTCTTTCATGACCAAACTGCACAG gAGATGCAGAATGCATTGGAGAGATTCTCTAAGCTGCCAGATCATCGGGATGTAGATTCCTGTATTGTAGCTTTACTTTCTCATGGTGTGGAGGGCGGGGTTTATGGCAGTGATGGTAAACTGCTACAG tTGCAGGAGGCTTTCCGGCTCTTTGATAATGCAAACTGTCCAGATCTCCAGAATAAGcccaaaatgttttttattcaaGCCTGCCGGGGAG ATGAGACAGACCGGGGAGTGGATCAAAGAGATGGGAAAGAACGGTCAGATTCACCAGGCTGTGAGGAAAGTGATgcaaacaaggaagaaaatctcAAGCTGCGCCTGCCTACATGCTCTGATATGATCTGTGGATATGCTTGTCTGAAAG GCACTGCAGCCATGCGAAACACCAAGCGTGGATCCTGGTATATCGAGGCTCTCACCACTGTGTTTGCAGAGGATTCCCGAGACACTCATGTGGCTGACATGTTGGTGAAG GTAAATAGGCAAATCAAGCAACGAGAAGGTTATGCCCCAGGGACAGAATTTCATCGCTGCAAGGAAATGTCAGAATATTGTAGCACACTCTGTCGGGACCTTTACCTGTTCCCTGGCTACCTGCCAGGAAAATAA